AGGGCTTCCCGGGCTCCCGAAATTTGTTGACGTTGTAGGCCGGGACTGCTTCAATTACCACCTCGCCAACGGTCTGTTTCATGCCGGGCGCGACAAAATGCTTTGCCTTCGCCTTTACATTTTGCAGGCCTTCCTTGCATGCGGGGCTCGCGACAATGGTGGTCTCAGGCGTGCAAACTTTATGGAGATCGTCCAGGCTGAGGTGATCAAAGTGTTCGTGGCTCAAGAGAACGATGTCCGCCTGGTCCTGCTTAACCACCTTGAACGGGTCCGTATAAATCACCTTCGAGCCTGCAATCCGAAAAGTGTCATGCGCGATTCGCGTGAAATCGAGATTTAGAATCTTCATTGCAAAGCCTCCTATGCAAGATGCTGGCGCCTGCTTGCCCGCCATGCCCATTTGTAAGAGCTAAACAGTTTAGAATATCAAAAAATGGCGATTTCGACTTTGAGCGGGAAGAATCGTTCGCAAAAGGTTGCTGTATAAGTCAGGATGGACGGATTTATCCGCGGCAGGCAGCACTATCCGGGGACGGACATTAGAATAATATAATGGCCTCTTCGCAGTGCGTTGCCGACTAATAAAGTTAGGGGAACAGGTTGGCGGCTCAACCCGTGAGGAGTCGCCAACACCGGGCAGGGGCGAGCGGATGCGAAATAATGTGAAACAGGCGGCTTGCTTATTTCTGATTGGCCTGATTTTCGTGTTAAGCTCGCCCGCCCGAGGCCAAGAGTCCACAACGGCTCCATCACTTGGCGAAATCGCACGCCAGTTGAAAGCCGAGCGGGAAAAGCAAGAACAGAAGCCGGCTCCCGTATTTACTAACGACAATCTGCCTTCCCGAGGTTCGTTGGGGATAGCGTCGGTCAGGCTCGAAAAAGGAGCGGAAGAGGAGGCGCAAGCTGGAAAGAAAAGCGCTACCCAGACTGCTGCCTCCGGGGAACACGGCGAAAAGTATTTTCGCTCAAAAGCTGAAAAGATCCGGTCGCAGATGGAGTTGCACGAGCGCCAGCTCGCCGTCTTGAAACAGCAACTGGGGCTCGCAAGGGTGCAGTACTATCCCGACCCCCAGAAAACTCTGGACCAGGAAAGCACCCCGGCTTTCCAGGCGGACGTGGACAAGTTGCGTGCCAAAATCGCAAACGCAGAGCAGGCGGTCGCCGACGATCAAAAAGCGATGGACGACTTGCAACAAGAGCTTCGTCGCGAACGAGGCGACCCGGGCTGGATCCGATAATGGACTTTGCAACCCTCACCCGCAGGATATTCGATTTTCAGCCGCAACAATGACCATGACCCAAACCATTCACTCGAGGCTCTCATTGGTCCTTCTGGGCGGCCTGCTATTTCCTGTTGCTGCAACCACTCCGGCGCAGTCCCTTGGCGAAGTCGCGCGGCAGTGCCGCAGGGAGCGGCAAGCCGGGGAGAAGAAGGGTGAAGTTCCCTTCAAAAAAGTATTTACCAACGATGACATCGCCAGAATGCCGCCCATCTCAATTCTGAAATCCTCAATACAGACGACATCTTC
This Terriglobia bacterium DNA region includes the following protein-coding sequences:
- a CDS encoding MBL fold metallo-hydrolase; this encodes MKILNLDFTRIAHDTFRIAGSKVIYTDPFKVVKQDQADIVLLSHEHFDHLSLDDLHKVCTPETTIVASPACKEGLQNVKAKAKHFVAPGMKQTVGEVVIEAVPAYNVNKFREPGKPFHPKDAQGVGFVFETDGTRVYYAGDTDFIPEMKSIQCDIALLPVSGTYVMTVEEAAKAAQTINPKIAVPMHYAAIVGTDDDAKKFKSIVTNCEVQIV